The Besnoitia besnoiti strain Bb-Ger1 chromosome IV, whole genome shotgun sequence genome contains a region encoding:
- a CDS encoding hypothetical protein (encoded by transcript BESB_052270): MEVFAPLEAPGGSPTGRVLSPRERLASARREGGADDVFRAREDVGEDALPSPLPPSPDPGSSSSASADRVSPDISRIARRRPPVASGARADCPAGGEPPEETGGLRTRLVERQLRRELSREPRGEERPSSSGRLPEGGKPTKGKSRAKSRVGRRERRQKEAPAQAAACATSSFPDSSSLGRSAATAHASSPSSAARFVAQEKREANSFSPLLSRSFRWTRGGVVSAASAQGPLAARSSIFLLLALLVALPLLSAVYRALFAAPPPALEEARGSLPYCTKTRDLPQGLLEGEAVSSSLLAGDERPDCRPCPPHAVCANGAMRCPPPYIRVAASSAVAERLLPGAWSRSSAVGRGAARVLAALFGSSGAGDAQCVEDLSAKKTAQDVADALVLFLRQKAGQAQCGTLSHLDAQQPAAVSSAGAGSAFSALASLAAADEGEETRGEAAPQEGRFAFPRKGLSRGKAENRETSFWNPGGQRRGETDAAAEGAEAPTIAGSHSGSLRDRNSFGQGGGKTPRERSGGVPSLEAKRRVVRLAASATRWDLVQLAHVRDALEDDNVYAFVFNHFLEEKAAERDFSVLVEQNYSFQSLDSVVPEEKSGASRRKQTDTLLAMFLREQRRSRGITYTYTYAGRLAIRPWSCTLYVTVMYRVVPLALVVLLVVLLSLPLAFWLRRAYLRRQLRALLLMRRGAAASSAQPPFTLKGSSIAAAFYPGISSSELSHLLVRSLLRVRGGRLTRWWLQRLARNPAEVDTLCHDLLIDRHVRVHTARLGDQNFWWVESGSDHPPVRAETGTAGAGAYGAADLRASGPHFLAGASGENTAEGAQEYARDPRQSLPATLLQHRRVSGGLSLALPAGEPAQGSDATVGNRGEAALSDAWLSERVRRSSAYQSACRLGRSSEGEAVSGFVRASRGHRATLGGLETTWRDESSAAHVDALRDTLTHRRCTLEGGKTSWGAATAAFQSRKEGLAAVSQSERAGGAGRPLPTLIGGGSLGAAFGGRGSVGDALQFLDASNASRAQLASKRRSSARAGRAGRDYSHAAFLDMAERSRKQEPEGVYYEDGAPTSQETRRGSLGFVSTRASTTGKVQ; encoded by the exons ATGGAAGTCTTCGCACCTTTGGAGGCGCCCGGAGGCAGTCCTACAGGGCGAGTGCTTTCGCCCCGAGAACGGCTCGCGAGTGCGCGCCGAGAGGGTGGAGCTGATGACGTTTTCCGAGCCAG GGAGGATGTGGGAGAGGACGCGTTGCCCTCGCCGCTCCCGCCGTCCCCCGATCCTggttcgtcttcctccgcctcggccgaTCGCGTTTCTCCGGATATAAGCCGAatcgcgcgacggcggccgcccgTGGCGTCAGGTGCGCGAGCGGACTGTCCTGCAGGGGGAGAGCCTCCGGAAGAGACGGGGGGGCTGAGGACCAGGCTCGTGGAGCGGCAGTTGCGGCGAGAGCTGAGTCGCGAACCGCGTGGAGAGGAAAGGCCGTCTTCCAGCGGCCGGCTGCCCGAGGGCGGGAAGCCGACGAAAGGCAAAAGTCGAGCGAAAAGTCGCGTaggacggagagagaggagacaaaaAGAAGCGCCCGCCCAGGCAGCGGCTTGTGCAACCTCGTCTTTTCCTgactcgtcttctctcggtCGATCTGCTGCAACTGCTcacgcttcctcgccttcctcagcTGCGCGGTTTGTTGCACaagagaagcgagaggcgaactcgttttctccgcttcttTCCCGTTCGTTTCGCTggactcgcggcggcgtggtcTCTGCCGCATCTGCGCAGGGCCCCCTTGCGGCGCGGTCTTCcatctttcttctcctcgcacTGCTTgtggcgctgcctctcctctccgcagTCTACCGCGCTCtgttcgccgcgccgccgccggccctggaggaggcccgcggcaGTCTGCCATACTGCACCAAGACTCGAGACTTGCCTCAGGGGCTTctggaaggcgaggccgtctcttcgtcgctgctcgccggAGACGAGAGGCCAGACTGTCGGCCGTGCCCTCCgcacgccgtctgcgccaACGGGGCGATGCGGTGTCCGCCGCCTTATATTcgggtcgccgcctcctcggcagTCGCGGAGAGGCTTCTACCTGGCGCCTGGAGCCGCTCTTCTGCGGTcggccgaggcgctgcgcgagttCTCGCCGCACTCTTCGGttcgagcggcgcaggcgacgcgcagtgCGTGGAGGACCTctctgcgaagaagacggcgcaggACGTGGCGGACGCGCTCGTCCTTTTCCTTCGGCAAAAAGCTGGGCAGGCGCAGTGCGGCACGCTCTCGCAcctcgacgcgcagcagccagccgctgtctcctctgctggcgcgggctccgctttctccgccctcgcttccctcgccgcggctgacgagggcgaggagacccgtggagaggctgcgccgcaggaggggaGGTTCGCGTTTCCGCGGAAAGGCCTTTCTCGCGGGAAAGCGGAGAACAGAGAGACCTCGTTCTGGAACCcaggcgggcagcggcgcggagagacagacgcggctGCCGAGGGGGCCGAGGCGCCCACCATCGCCGGGTCCCATTCGGGCTCGTTGCGGGACAGGAACTCCTTTGGGCAGGGGGGAGGCaagacgccgcgagagaggagcgggGGAGTTCCTTCTCTTGAGGCGAAACGAAGAGTCGTGCGACTTGCCGCAAGCGCCACGCGGTGGGACCTGGTGCAGCTTGCCCACGTGAGAGACGCACTCGAAGACGACAACGTCTACGCATTCGTCTTCAATCATTTCCTCGAAGAAAAAGCCGCCGAACGCGACTTCTCTGTCCTG GTTGAGCAGAATTACTCATTCCAGTCGCTCGATTCGGTTGTGCCTGAGGAGAAGTCGGGTGCCTCTCGCCGGAAGCAGACGGACACTCTGTTGGCTATGTTtctgcgcgagcagcggcggtcgcgcggcATCACGTATACCTACACCTACGCAGGCAGGCTCGCGATTCGCCCGTGGTCCTGTACGCTGTACGTCACGGTGATGTATCGCGTGGTTCCGCTCGCATTGGTTGTTCTTCTTGTTGTGCttctgtcgctgccgctggccttctggctgcggcgcgcatacctgcggcgccagctgcgggcgctgcttctcatgcggcgaggcgcggcggcgtcctcaGCGCAGCCCCCCTTCACGCTGAAGGGAAGCTCGATCGCTGCGGCGTTCTACCCAGGCATCTCGAGCAGCGAACTGTCGCATTTGTTGGTTCGATCGCTCCTGCGGGTGCGTGGCGGGCGGCTCACGCGCTGgtggctgcagcgcctcgcgcgaaaCCCTGCGGAGGTCGACACGCTGTGTCACGACCTACTCATCGACCGGCACGTCCGCGTGCACACTGCGCGCTTGGGCGACCAGAATTTCTGGTGGGTTGAAAGTGGCTCTGATCACCCGCCCGTGCGAGCCGAAACCGGCAccgcgggcgctggagccTATGGGGCGGCAGATCTGCGTGCCTCTGGGCCCCACTTTCTtgcgggcgcctccggcgaAAACACAGCCGAGGGCGCTCAGGAGTATGCTCGCGATCCGCGGCAAAGTCTGCCCGCtacgctgctgcagcaccgcCGCGTCAGCGGTGGACTGAGTCTCGCGCTGCCAGCTGGCGAGCCAGCGCAAGGCTCAGATGCAACAGTGGGGaaccgcggcgaggccgcatTGTCGGACGCGTGGCTGAGCGAGAGAGTGCGGCGATCTAGTGCGTATCAGTCTGCCTGTAGACTGGGAAGGAGTTCAGAGGGGGAGGCGGTGTCTGGGTTTGtgcgagcgagccgcgggcACCGCGCCACGCTTGGTGGTCTCGAGACTACGTGGAGAGACGAGTCGAGCGCTGCGCACGTGGACGCTTTGCGCGACACGCTCACACACCGCAGATGCACCTTAGAGGGTGGAAAGACAAGctggggggcggcgacggccgcttTCCAGTCGCGAAAGGAGGGACTTGCCGCGGTCTCGCAGTCCGAGCGCGCGGGGGGTGCCGGGAGGCCGCTGCCCACGCTGATTGGCGGCGGCAGTCTCGGCGCGGCCTTTGGCGGACGGGGAAGTGTGGGGGACGCGCTGCAGTTTCTAGATGCCTCGAACGCCAGTCGGGCACAGTTGGCTTCAAAACGCCGGAGCTCAGCGCgggcggggagggcggggagagATTACTCACATGCTGCTTTCCTGGACATGGCAGAGCGCAGTCGAAAACAGGAGCCAGAAGGCGTGTATTATGAAGATGGGGCGCCTACCTCACAAGAGACGAGACGCGGTAGCCTGGGGTTCGTTTCCACTAGAGCCAGCACGACAGGCAAAGTTCAGTGA